The following nucleotide sequence is from Mytilus edulis chromosome 13, xbMytEdul2.2, whole genome shotgun sequence.
TGGTTTGTTCTTATGATGATTTATGACAGTCCTAAATAATAATTGGCAATAGTTGGTGCTCTCGAACATATTTAATCCACTCGAGTCATATTTCATATACCTGTTCCAAGGAACCTGTAATCCTGTTGTATTCTTTTGTCATTACTGTTTTCTCTCAATGTTTTAGTAAACATAAAGTCGCCGTCCCATGGTTGAAAGCATTCGTATCTTTTTaagggttgttgtctttttgtcaTTATACTTTATATCATCCTTTTATTAAAACTAGAATGAATTCgtgaaaaaaaatatcctttcAAATACTTTACATGATAATCAAAGAATCGTTTGTATGGTTTATATTTCAGACAAGGTAATTTTAAATTAGGTTCGACTTTATCTTATCAAACTTATTACTTACATGTACCTGTTCGTTTGTTGTTTAGGACAATTTTGGACGCAACTATGTcttattttgtaatattccttgtcctaatttcaattatttcattAAGCCATGCAGAAGATACTACAAAAGAATTCGCAGAAATTTTGCGTCGTCTTGGTGAGTAAACTAAatctattattttgatattttataatatttgacTTTCGAATATATAGTCTAATACTATGTTGATGAATGCCAGTTAAACGTCCAGCGGTATGACAAATGCATATTAAGGACGGAGACATATCAATGTATTGTCAACATTTTACCCTGCTTTTTACCAAATTGTCATACTGAGTCGCATTTAAAGGTGATAGTTCACAAGGTAACTGACATCCGGAAGACTTGTCACCCTACCAGGACACTTTATTCTGACTCTGAGTCGAACATCCTTTGCTCTAAATTTAGTCGTTGATGCCGAGTGTTTGGCGGATAAgtttaaaatattaattataaagtCTTTCGTTCGACAGGACTGGCGTTCTCATCTACGAAACTCTTACAATCGAGGTAACCACGCTACACCGAGACCAAATACAATGGTTTTAATTATGACGATATCTTACAAAACTAAGTACATTAAAGATTGAAATAATAAGATATGGTACGAAAAAGGTGTTCAGGAGGATTGCTACTTTCCCATACTTTACCTCTAAGAAAAGttactttcttttttaaattgagaatttgaaataaaaattgcataCCCTTAATTAATGCTCAAAGATTTTAGCAAATTGAGTGTACTTCCCTCTCTTTTGAAATGTTTCGtcttgaacgaaaaaaaaattatggaaattttgtaaaaatcaatGATCAGATTGTGGagcaaaaagaagaatacattcATGTTAGgcaaattaactcatcataataATCATATTATAATCGAtaattcaaaaaaatcaaatgtgaCTGGTTAACAAAATTGTCATAGAGTTTTGTTTTAGATAtgcaaaaaaagaattaaaaaattaCATCGTTATGCAAATGAACTATAAAATTTAGTTGATGTGTGTTTGATTATTCTTAAGTAACAGTCTTTTAAAGTATATGCTATACTTTGATAAACAGCAATTGTTTTAATAGCCATGCAACCATGCATGTATTGGATAGATTTCCCTGACAAATAgtcaaagtttttattaaaaaaaaaaccatttacaacTAAGttatgtcaaatactgttttttttcttatagAACATGTTGAAAGCAAAGTTAAGACTCTTGAAGCAGAAAATGAAATACTGAGGAATGAAAATATACACATCAAACACATTTTAAAGGAATATATTGTTGTACATGAACGGACAGATGGAGTTAAAgataataattttaatttccttTCTTCAAATGACCATACAAATCATACCGAATCCAGTAAGGAAAATGCTGCAAAAGAAGAAACTAGTTATTATCATAGTACACAATTCGCTTCCAAGGAAACAAAGAGAGCTTCGATCATCAAGCGATTGCTACTAGATAGTAAGTTTTAATGACAAATTGATTCATTAAAGTATAACATTTCGCAAAAAAGTCAATGGAAGTCATTGAATAAATTTTGTTCACAAAATGATGTTTTCAATCAGTAAAATGATAAACATACAGAGACAAAGGTATAAAATATCTCATCAGCCGATAGAAACATATAATTTTCTTACAATCAATATCATCTAATGCATAATTTCAAAAAGGTTGTATACagatatttttccattttttgtgcttttttcacttttcttgatcggtgtgagaaaaatgTTTCTCCTTACTagtagaccttttcaacatctcttgATAGTGACgaatgacacctacagtttacaggtaaaatgaaAAGGTCGTCTAAAACAAATCATCAAGATAATCATAATGCATACATATTCGATTTGGCGGTTTTATACTGTCTTCACTATATAGCTACTTAAGacatatcaaacaaaaatttaGATAAATATATTTCTCTATAATATGATATTCTTATAACATGTATTAACACGACATTTCACgttgaattgattaaaaaaatactgcAATCATTCCGTATCTTGACCAGCGTTCTCTTTAATTTTATGGTTATGCGAGTCTTCTTACAAAGATTGTGCCGCATGACAATCAAGACAATAAAGATAAAGTAGAAGGTCCAGAAagatccctttttggccccaaaatgtagcagttttacaaaattattaaaatataaacgtttaagactattttgatctgagcttcactgatgagtcttatttagatgaaacgcgcgtcttgcgtattaaattataagcctagtaccttATTGATAATTATTAGCTATTTTTTAGCCAGTACAATAATTTTGCtatataaatatgggctgtttttgacaatacaatgcacataaatCGGGTAcaagcatcattaagtcatgctcaTTTACTGAAAGCtttacaattttagcatttgagttaaaatttagacggtttccgtcttaagtGGAAATGGCCGcgtttgtgttcattcttaatatcaaaatataagttgtatttgatgataatacataacatatataaaggttgagagtgAACACGGATAAGGCCACTTTCATATTTGACAAACACTACCTGAAAAGTGACATAGTATggcaaatttgatagatttttcaaatttaagcttgaatttgagCGTCTGAATTGCccaatcagttcaaatctttcacattaactaattgaatcgactgaagAACATGTAgccacttaagtgtttaaaaagtgtcattttttttttctccagatGTACCTGAAATTTGTGGCCAAAAgcagcccttaccggacctactgtccgtccgtccgttacACAGTTGTTAACATGGTCGAGTTGGTGTTTTTAACCGATCTTCACCTAATCTAATGTTCATATTCAATTTCGGGAGGGGTGAAAACATATTGATTTCATAGGTCGAAGGAAAATATCATATCGCTATTCTTATCAACTAAGGACAACTCCGCTTCAAGATACTTTGTTGAAGTAAAGGTTTTTTCTTGAggaattggaaaaaaaaatgttattgactTCTCGTTCCAATGTTTTTTAAGCAGAACATACCTGCGTATGGAATTTAAGTTTCAACTCGTTGGTTACTTAAGAGGAAATTGTCATAGAAACATCTTTTTGGACAGTGCCAAGCAGGGTTTGAAGTCTTACGACTAAGATTATCCCTCATCTAATTATATGGTCGTCCCAACCGATATAATTGTCCGTGTCACGAAAAAAAACATACCTTGTGCCTGCCTTTGTAGTAGATTCCTTCCTCCGTTACCAAAAATGACCTTAGGGTTTCTTAAATTACAAGGAACGTGAACTGATTCGTTATGGAGTTAAAAGGAGTTCAGTGTTGACCGAATATCGTTAGCTTGATATGTTTTTTGTAGTCACCGGGTCAGAATTTGTTTCTCTATTTTTCTGGACATAGCTTTggttttgtatctttttttttaaatttcatatatgaCCATGCATAAGGGAGGTTTAGGATCCAATTAGACAAGTAAATACCCGTCGCATGTTTTGTGCACTGAACCAAGTCCTGAATATGTTGGTAGTTTGTACGTCTTTGATACGGTTGAATTTAAGTTAATGCTGTGATATTTTGACTTATGCTCAACGTATAAACAGATGAAATATGATTTAGCGCCCATCCTTTTCTTCATactaaattagaaaaaaaagaactgTTATTTGGAATCTTTTGGATAGGTATATTATTGCCGatcaaataaatttcaagcaATGAAATCGATTTAGTAatcagtatttatatttttaattttcatttttgagacAACCCCGTacattttacctgtcgtagtcgttctcaCTTATAGGTATTGATAATGGTTGAAAAGGtctagtgaaatatctgttctcggcaaatgaatTGTAATTGGAGAAACAGATTCCAACACTTTTAATCGTGTATCACGATATTTCTTTACTCTCAACATTTTATTGTGACGAGTAGAGAAATATGGTAACATAATGGTTGCAGTTGAGGAAGCTATATGTCATTGGTAGCATAGAAATACACGATATTCTAAAGAATTAAAAAAGTTTTTGTGGTTATAATTTCGCATTGTATCACCTTATCAACAGATGAATcgatttaaatgagaaaaaaaaacaccatgtaaaacttttaaagttttcttattCCACATAAATGAcaattaattgtattttaaaaatcattacaATACCGGTACTTGcatttaaagatttatttttcattacctCAGCACCGACATCAACAACACATCCAATAAAAGTCGCCTTTGCAGCTGGCCTCTCAACGACTATTAACAGTCTAGGATCACACCAAGCTATCGAATATGATGACGTGATTACGAATGAAGGCAACGCATATGACTCCCGCCATGGACACTTCACCGCGCCAATGAAAGGGATGTATTTGATATCAGCAACCATTACGACAAAAGAAGGAAAGAGCGTTGCACTTAATTTGGTGAGGAATGGACAGACAATTGCTGTCATTTTAGCTGATTCCCATACAGCTGGTCACTATTCGTCACAAAGTAGAACATTTCCATACGTTCTTGAGCAAGGTGATATGATTTGGTTACGAACGTACCCTGGTTATAACGGTCATGAACTTCTTGGATGGACTAACTCactttataattgttttgcaGCTGTTCTACTTTTCCCAATGTGATTAAGACggcaataaaacaaaattgataacatatCTGTACTTTCATTTTAGCAGTAGTAGAGTTTTGCAAAcaagtatatatgttacagtactAGTGAATTTGTACATCAGTGATTTCGTATAACAGTTTCAGTAATTTTGTAAAGTCCATGAAATTGTTAGGGATTTGATAAAATCACTTAAACTATTATAAGGTATTTTGTAAAATTCCTTATTACAAATTTAACctgatattagaaatatatttgCTCTAAAATAATAAACcaatgattttgaaatatatgcTTTTGAATGAATAATACTAGCTTAAATTATTGTACAGTGAGTTTGAATATAAGGCATATGACCTGATATAAAGACTACACTTGacaatttttttcatgataaGTTTGAGTGACATCTGTTTCACAGAAGCCCTACTTTCGACAGACACACATATTGTGTTCACATGTATTTTTTGCCCAGAACATccacatttaaaataaaacgtGTGTATCACAAATGGAAGACAGTTTAGCTTCTTGTCGAAAAGGTATGAAATTGTCAGTAAATACAGCTGACAGACTCAATATTTATAGTATGA
It contains:
- the LOC139502284 gene encoding caprin-2-like, which produces MSYFVIFLVLISIISLSHAEDTTKEFAEILRRLEHVESKVKTLEAENEILRNENIHIKHILKEYIVVHERTDGVKDNNFNFLSSNDHTNHTESSKENAAKEETSYYHSTQFASKETKRASIIKRLLLDTPTSTTHPIKVAFAAGLSTTINSLGSHQAIEYDDVITNEGNAYDSRHGHFTAPMKGMYLISATITTKEGKSVALNLVRNGQTIAVILADSHTAGHYSSQSRTFPYVLEQGDMIWLRTYPGYNGHELLGWTNSLYNCFAAVLLFPM